A genome region from Conger conger chromosome 16, fConCon1.1, whole genome shotgun sequence includes the following:
- the LOC133115293 gene encoding interferon a3-like, protein MDARQFLYLFIIYSAQNFCEGCDWIQRGFRRVGGESLSLLSEMGGDITDDMVPVPFPKNLYRSIQNAEMDDKVKFLHESIDQIIELFDGNLDAVTWNKLKVEHFLTLLDRQSRELQKCVSSASKYERRLNQYFRKLKRNVLKQRKYDTHSWELIRKEVRRHLQRLDLISAAMKTPAN, encoded by the exons ATGGACGCGAGGCAGTTCTTATACCTGTTTATTATTTACAGCGCGCAGAACTTCTGCGAAGGCTGCGACTGGATTCAGCGCGGATTCAGGCGGGTGGGCGGCgaatccctctctctgctcagtgaGATG GGTGGAGATATTACTGATGATATGGTACCTGTACCTTTCCCAAAAAACCTGTACAGGAGCATCCAGAATGCAGAG ATGGATGACAAAGTCAAATTCCTGCACGAGTCTATTGATCAGATCATCGAACTGTTTGATGGGAATTTGGATGCTGTGACATGGAACAAGCTGAAAGTGGAGCACTTTCTAACTCTCCTTGACCGACAGTCTCGCGAACTTCAGAAATGT GTTTCTTCTGCAAGCAAGTATGAGAGGAGACTGAATCAATATTTCCGGAAGTTGAAAAGGAATGTCTTAAAGCAGAGA AAGTATGACACACATTCATGGGAACTCATCAGAAAAGAAGTGAGACGGCATCTTCAAAGACTGGACCTGATTTCAGCTGCAATGAAGACACCAGCAAATTAA
- the LOC133115303 gene encoding interferon a3-like — protein sequence MDARQFLYLFIIYSAQNFCEGCDWIQRGFRRVGGESLSLLSEMGGDITDDMVPVPFPKNLYRSIQNAEMDDKVKFLHESIDQIIELFDGNLDAVTWNKLKVEHFLTLLDRQSRELQKCVSSASKYERRLNQYFRKLKRNVLKQRKYDTHSWELIRKEVRRHLQRLDLISAAMKTPAN from the exons ATGGACGCGAGGCAGTTCTTATACCTGTTTATTATTTACAGCGCGCAGAACTTCTGCGAAGGCTGCGACTGGATTCAGCGCGGATTCAGGCGGGTGGGCGGCgaatccctctctctgctcagtgaGATG GGTGGAGATATTACTGATGATATGGTACCTGTACCTTTCCCAAAAAACCTGTACAGGAGCATCCAGAATGCAGAG ATGGATGACAAAGTCAAATTCCTGCACGAGTCTATTGATCAGATAATCGAACTGTTTGATGGGAATTTGGATGCTGTGACATGGAACAAGCTGAAAGTGGAGCACTTTCTAACTCTCCTTGACCGACAGTCTCGCGAACTTCAGAAATGT GTTTCTTCTGCAAGCAAGTATGAGAGGAGACTGAATCAATATTTCCGGAAGTTGAAAAGGAATGTCTTAAAGCAGAGG AAGTATGACACACATTCATGGGAACTCATCAGAAAAGAAGTGAGACGGCATCTTCAAAGACTGGACCTGATTTCAGCTGCAATGAAGACACCAGCAAATTAA